The sequence below is a genomic window from Flagellimonas marinaquae.
AAATGGGAAGACGCTCCTTTTATTTAAAAGAGACGCCTATAAAACTTAGTCAGCAGACACTGTTTTATGGTCCGGTTAGCGAAAAGCTTTCCAAATTACCATACGTGGAAAAACCAAGTTTGTGATAAATACGCTCACCTGCCTCCGATGCCACAAGAAATACCATATTACTATTTGACTTTATTGATTGATTTATAAGGAATCGGGTCATTTTTTTGCCCATGCCCAATCCCTGAAATTCTGCCCTGGTACCGATCATATGGATTCCTGAAATACCATTTTGGTCCAAATAGACCATTCCGCAGCTTGGGAAGTCATCCTTACATCTCCCCAAAAAGAGCTGCATGTTTTCTTTGTTGATCAAGGATTGGACTACAGAGGTATCTACCAAATATCTGAACGATGCCGATGCTGTCTTCGCAAAAATACGTGCCTTCTTTCTTGAGTCCACGAGTGTAAATTCAGACTCGTCAATATCATCGTAATATAATTGCTCGGTGCTCATGGCCATGGCTTTTACCTTGGAGGTGGAGCAAAAATTATTGGATTCCAACAACTGTTTCGTGTTTTCGCACTCGGGTATTCCAATCGAATTGGGAATTTCACCTGTGCGAATCCTTCGCTGTACATCTTTAATATTTATTTGATCGACCTCAATGTTGTAAACTTTACTGGGCCATGAGTCGGGCTCTGGTTTTGTAAAGGCAAAGCCTCTTTCCTTGTTAAAAGAATCGGTATGTTTTCCAATCTGTTCCCACAGTTCAAATAAATGCGCAATGATTTGTTTGTTCATGATTTCTCTTATTATATAAATCCTTTGGACTTTAGATTATGCTTGATTTCATCCATAAATGAATCCATTTCTAATTGTGTTCTGAACCTACCATTAGGTTGATTGTGGTAGTTCAGAAGATTATGGACCACAGCTTTTAGTTCCAGTTTGTCTTCCAGCCTAACCAGTTCATTATATTCTATATCGAATGTTTTATGGAATGCACCTAAGGAAAATCGCCCCACCATTTTTCCACCCCAATTGGGCATCAATCTTTCTAAAATATTGAGGTGGGTACTACCGCCTAGTTTTCCGGGCGAGGCACTTAAAAGAAGAATGGGCTTATCGCCAAAAAACCGTTGATCTATGCGTGAAAGCCAATCAATATGGTTCTTTAAAAAAGTTGTAGGCAGGCCATTGTGCTCTGGCGATGCGATGATAAATCCATCTGCCGAGGTGATAATTTGAAAAAGCTCCTTGACTTGGATGGGAAAGCCCTCTTTTTCGATATCCGGACTGTAAATAGGTAGGTCAAACGTTTCAAGATCAATATACTCAATATCATTTTCGGCAAATTCCTTTAGAATATAACCGATCAACTTTTTATGAATGGAGTTACGGCCATTACTGCCCGAGATCGCTATTATTTTTTTCATGCTGCACTAATGTGTATGGTCAGTGCAAACCTAAATAGAGGGGAAATTTTTAATCTTAAGGTGGATTAAGAAATGCTTTTGTTACCGTTTTTTTCGCAATGCACTTAAAAATTCCGGGGTAATTCCCAGATACGAGGCAACCATATATTGGGGTACGCGCTGCTCTATGCTTCTATACTTCGTGCGGAATTCCAAATAACGTTCTTCTGCTGTTTTGCTCATGGAATTAATAGTGCGATCTTGTAGGGCTACATACGCATTTTCGAACTTCAATCTATAAAACCGCTCAATGGCAGGAACTTTGTTATATAGATCGTTTAACGTATCTCGATGAATTTGTAAAACCACGGAAGGCTCCAGGGCCTGTACAAATTGTTTGGCAGGGGTTCGGGTCAGATAACTATAGAGATCGTTCACCCACCAACCTTCTATGCCAAATTGTACGATGTGTTCTTTAGCCTCTTCATCCATGTGATAGGCCCTAAGGCAACCCTTTGCTATAAAACGCATATGCGAGGATACCTCCCCGGCAAAAAGCAAAACCTCCTTCTTTTTTAGCTTTATTTCGGAATAGCTATCGCATACCAGGGATTCTTCCTCGGGCGTAAGCCTGATACTTTCCTTTAAATGCGATATTAGTTGGGCCTTGGAATCCAAAATTCAATTTAAACCTGAAATTACTAAAAGTTGAACAAAGGCTAATGATACATCCCTTAAATTGACAAAAAATGTATGCTAACCAATTTTTTGACACAAGAAGTTCTTAACCAAAGTCAATGAATTTTGTTACATCGAAGTTTAGCTTTGCCTGGCTTTAAACATGTTTTACAATGTGCTACAAACCATCGATAAAATTTTCGGGTATCAGTTATATTCTGCTGTTCGTTGCTGGATTTTATGCTAACTTTTTTGTTTTGGAAAAACTGGTAGTTCCCTCAGATCCAGAAATTACTGTCAGCAATTTTGTTGAATTTCGCTCATTGTTCCGTCAAGGGATATTAGGTTTTGTTGTGATGCTACTTTTTGATATCTCCTTGGTAGGCTCGTTGTATTTTGTAACACATCACGTCAACAAAAAAGTGACCATTTTCGCATCTCTGTTGCGACTCTCCCATGCATTGGTTTTTACTGTCGCATTGATGAGTTTGTTCAGTATTTACCGAAATACACACCCATCCTTAATAATGGATGAAAAGCAATTGCAGGAGTTGGTAATTGCCGCACTGGCCAATTTTAATGCAACTTGGAATATTGGATTGTTGCTCTTTGGAATGCACTTGTTGGTTTTGGGGTACCTCTGTTTAAAATCCCATAGGATTGCAAACGGCATTGGAGGAATACTGCTTTTAGCGGCTTCTGGGTACCTATTGGATGGTTTGGCCAAACTCTTTCTGGACAGCTACAAAAATTACAAGGAAACTTTTGAAATAGTGGTACTTATCTGCGGTGTATTGGGTGAATTGACTTTTACGATTTGGTTGTTGTTCCAAGGATTCTGGACAAACCGGTTTAATAGAAAGTACAACTGGTCGGGTCGTACTACCGAGAACTGATGCGTTTTCGTATCCTGCTCAACGATTCAGGTTTTATGCCCAGGTAACTTGCCAAATGGTACTGTGGGATACGCTGTAAAAGGTCAGGCCTATTTTCCAATAGGTCTATGTATCGTTTTTCTGGACTGGAAATCATGAACTGGGCCAATTTATCCTGGTACGTTCCAAGTTCCTCCTCCACAGAAACCCTACAAATGGATTCGAAGGCAGGTACATGTTTGAATAGTTTTTTCTCGCTTGTTCTTGATAAGATAGCCAATCTACAGTCTTCAATGCATTCCAGATAATGGTTGGAGGGAATTTTAAGATGATAACTCTGCAAGGAAGAAATAGCATCTTGCTCAACATAGAATTCCGTGGTTTTTTCTTCACCATCTACCATATAATACTTCCGTACCAGCCCCTGTATGTTAAAATAGGACTCGTTGGAAACCTGACCTTCGCGCAATAAAATATGACCTTTCGAAAATTTATGGATAGGAATACATTGGGTCACGACCAAGGCTTCCTCATCGGTCAGGGTCAGAGCATTTTCCAACAATTGGACAATTTCACTTTTCAATACGATCTTTTAGATGTTTGACGCTGCTCTCAAGATAACAAATCCATGCACAAGTTCGTATTTAAACCTTGGTTTTACCCCAAAAATGGTCCAAGCACTAATCTTTTGAAGTAATTCGAAGGTAATAACCATCAGGGTCTATCAAACGGAAATCAGTGAGACCCCAATTTTGCTTTTTTAAGTCGGAATGTATCGGATATCCGTTTGATTTCACTTTCTGATACAACTCGCCAATGTCTTCGACCTCTATAACAATTTCCGTTCCATAACCTTTTTGGATGCTTTTTAGCTTGGGATCAAAATAATGGTCTGGGGAAAGTTTTAGTATGGGACCAATCCCCAACACTACACCACCTTTAGTTACGACTTGATACGATGGGTCTGGTTTTTCTCCCGCCATGGTGAAGCCAAGAACATCTGTGTAAAAGTTAATGGATGCTTCCATATCGGATGTAAACAGTTCCAATCGAAGTGTCGTTTCTTGAGATGAGGAGCCATTGCTTTCCCTTTTACAAGAAACAATGGTCAATAAAAGTGTTATGATTAAAGTTGATATACGATTTATCATGATGGAAAATTATGGATGTGATTTAAAGATCTTATAAAAGCAAAGCGACTTCATCATCGCATACTTTTACAAAGAAAACCAAGTATTGCCCTAATTTTCTTAAGCTACATTAATAAGGATGATTTTTGGTCTACTAGGTTTGCCCGGCCCTGTTTTGGATAGGATGTTGCTTCAATAGGAAGTAGGGTACATTGATCCTTTTAGTCGATTATAAAATGGGAAGCCTAGGGTGTGATCAATGCATTTACCCGTTTCTGCAATTCCGGTAGTACCTGTTTACCGAACCAAGGGTTTTTTTGCAACCAAAAC
It includes:
- a CDS encoding GNAT family N-acetyltransferase, giving the protein MNKQIIAHLFELWEQIGKHTDSFNKERGFAFTKPEPDSWPSKVYNIEVDQINIKDVQRRIRTGEIPNSIGIPECENTKQLLESNNFCSTSKVKAMAMSTEQLYYDDIDESEFTLVDSRKKARIFAKTASASFRYLVDTSVVQSLINKENMQLFLGRCKDDFPSCGMVYLDQNGISGIHMIGTRAEFQGLGMGKKMTRFLINQSIKSNSNMVFLVASEAGERIYHKLGFSTYGNLESFSLTGP
- a CDS encoding VOC family protein yields the protein MINRISTLIITLLLTIVSCKRESNGSSSQETTLRLELFTSDMEASINFYTDVLGFTMAGEKPDPSYQVVTKGGVVLGIGPILKLSPDHYFDPKLKSIQKGYGTEIVIEVEDIGELYQKVKSNGYPIHSDLKKQNWGLTDFRLIDPDGYYLRITSKD
- a CDS encoding NADPH-dependent FMN reductase, yielding MKKIIAISGSNGRNSIHKKLIGYILKEFAENDIEYIDLETFDLPIYSPDIEKEGFPIQVKELFQIITSADGFIIASPEHNGLPTTFLKNHIDWLSRIDQRFFGDKPILLLSASPGKLGGSTHLNILERLMPNWGGKMVGRFSLGAFHKTFDIEYNELVRLEDKLELKAVVHNLLNYHNQPNGRFRTQLEMDSFMDEIKHNLKSKGFI
- a CDS encoding Crp/Fnr family transcriptional regulator, coding for MDSKAQLISHLKESIRLTPEEESLVCDSYSEIKLKKKEVLLFAGEVSSHMRFIAKGCLRAYHMDEEAKEHIVQFGIEGWWVNDLYSYLTRTPAKQFVQALEPSVVLQIHRDTLNDLYNKVPAIERFYRLKFENAYVALQDRTINSMSKTAEERYLEFRTKYRSIEQRVPQYMVASYLGITPEFLSALRKKR
- a CDS encoding DUF4386 domain-containing protein, giving the protein MCYKPSIKFSGISYILLFVAGFYANFFVLEKLVVPSDPEITVSNFVEFRSLFRQGILGFVVMLLFDISLVGSLYFVTHHVNKKVTIFASLLRLSHALVFTVALMSLFSIYRNTHPSLIMDEKQLQELVIAALANFNATWNIGLLLFGMHLLVLGYLCLKSHRIANGIGGILLLAASGYLLDGLAKLFLDSYKNYKETFEIVVLICGVLGELTFTIWLLFQGFWTNRFNRKYNWSGRTTEN
- a CDS encoding Crp/Fnr family transcriptional regulator, giving the protein MKSEIVQLLENALTLTDEEALVVTQCIPIHKFSKGHILLREGQVSNESYFNIQGLVRKYYMVDGEEKTTEFYVEQDAISSLQSYHLKIPSNHYLECIEDCRLAILSRTSEKKLFKHVPAFESICRVSVEEELGTYQDKLAQFMISSPEKRYIDLLENRPDLLQRIPQYHLASYLGIKPESLSRIRKRISSR